Part of the Longimicrobium sp. genome is shown below.
AGAGGCCGCAGAGGTCGCAGAGAACTCAGCGCGGTTCCTCTGCGACCTCTGCGGCCTCTGCGTGAGACAAGAAACGCTGTTAGATTGATCCATCTTTTCATCCCGCGTCCCGTCCGCATGAACCTGATCTTCCGCCTGCTGTACACGGCCATCGCCGCCTTGATGCGCCGGAGGCTGGCGCCGCTGGACGAGTCGGTGGTGCGCTTCACCGTGCTGCCCACCGACCTCGACCTCAACGGGCACATGAACAACGGGCGTTACCTGACGATCATGGACCTGGGCCGCGTGGACCTGCTCCTGCGCACCGGCGTGGTCGGCGCGATGCGGCGGCACCGCTGGGCGGGCGTGGTCGCGTCGGTGGCTGTGCGCTTCCGGCGCGCGCTCAACCCGTTCCAGCGCTACGAGCTGCGCAGCCGGCTGATCGGCTGGGACGAGCGCTGGTTCTTCATGGAGCAGCGCTTCACCCGCCGTGGCGAGCTGTGCGCGTACGCGCTGGTGAAGATCCAGTTCTCCGGGCGCGAGGGCCGCGTGGCGCCGCAGGCGATGGCCGACGCCGTCCACCCCGGCGCCGAGAGCCCGCCTGTGCCGCAGGCGGTGCGCGACTGGCAGAACAGCGAGGAACGGCTCGTGGCCGGCGAGGAACCCGCACCCGCGCTCGCATGAACCCGCAGGACCCCCGCGCGCTCGAGGCGCGCATCGAGCGCCTGGAGCGCATGGTGGAGGACCTCCACCGCCAGCTCGCCGCGCGTCCGCCCGCGCCCACCCCGCCGCCGCCGCAGCAGCAGTTCCCGTATCCGCCGCACGCGGCCGGGCCGGCGATGGATCCGCGTCTCCATCCTCCTCATCCCCATCCCCACTCCCTCCGCCACTCGCTGGGGCTGCCGAAGTTCCAGTGGGACGGGCAGCTGTGGCTCAACCGGCTGGGGATCGGGCTGGTGCTGCTGGGAACGGGGCTGCTCTTCCGCTACTCGATCGAGATGGGGTGGCTCACCCCCGCCGTGCGCGTTGCGTTCGGCGCGGCGCTGGGCGTCGTGCTCTTCCTGCTCGGCCTGCGGCTGGACCCGCGGCAGCGCTTCGGCGCCGTGCTGCTGGGCGGCGGCGTGGCCACCTGGTACATCACCGGGTGGGCGGCGTTCAACCTGTACGGGCTGATTGGCTACCTGGCGGCGTTCCTGGGGATGGTGGCCATCACCGGGATCGCGTTCGGCTTCGCGCTGGGCCGCGACGCGCCGGCGCTGGGCGTGCTGGGCGCCGTCGGCGGGCTGGGGACGCCGCTGCTGCTCGGTGTCTCGTACGGGACGGCGCGCGGGTTCGCGCTCTACACCTGCCTGATCCTGGCGTGGAACGCGGGCGTGTACCTGCGCCGCGGGTGGAAGTCGCTGCTGTGGACGGCGATGCCGCTGGGGTGGGTGCTGCTGTTCATCTACGCCCGCCACCTGCCGCCCGAGCCGCAGACCGCGCCGGGCGACCGCTGGATCGTGCAGCTGGCGGCGGTGTTCGCGTGGGCGGTGCTCGGCGCCTTGCCGCTGGCCCGGCGCGTGGTGATGCTGCGGCGGGCGGGCGGCCACGAGTTCCACTGGAAGCATTCGGAGACCGCGCACTGGTACGGGCTGGCGCTGATCCCGCCGGCCGCCGCGCTGGCGGTGGCCGCAGCGGTGTGGAATCCCCAGCCCGAGCCGTGGGGATGGTGGACGCTGGCCGTGGCCGCCGGGTACGCGGCGGCGGGATGGGCGCTCTATCGCCCCGACCACCGCATCGCGCGGGCGCTGTTCTTCACCGCGTCGGTGCTGGTCTCGGCCGGGTGCGTGGCCGCCTTCCACGGCGACGCGCTGCTGTTCGCGCTGGCGCTGCAGGCGCTGGGGCTGCACCTGCTGGCGGGGAAGGGCGGGGGACCGTCGATCCGCTGGATGGCGCACCGCGTGTTCATCGTGGCTGCGGCGTGGATGCTCTATCGCCTGTTGGAGAACGACGATACGGATGCGCCGCGGGTGCTGGCCGACCTCGCCGTGGTCGCCGTCGGCTTCGGCGCGTCGTTCCTCTTCCGCTCGAAGCGCTGGGTGTACGGCTACCGCTTCTTCGTGCACGTGGCGCTGATGGGATGGCTCTGGCGCCAGCTCGCGCCGTACGAGGGCGGGGAGGGGCTGGCGACGATCTCGTGGGGAGTGTACGGGCTGGCGCTCCTCCTCTACGGCCTGCGCCGCGGCCGGCCGGTGGTGGAGAAGACGGGGATCGCCACGCTCTTCGCCGTGGTCGCCAAGCTCTTCCTGGTGGACCTGTCGGCGCTGCACCCGCTCTTCCGCGTGCTGCTGTTCCTTGGCTTCGGCGGCGTCTTCCTCTTCCTCAGCTACTCGCTGCAGGCGTGGTGGAAGGACGCGCGCGAGGCGGCCGACGCCCGCGCGGCGGCGCGCTGAGCCATGGATGCGCCGCCCGCCGGGCTGTGCGAGAGCTGCCGCAACGTGAAGATCGTGGAGACGCGGAAGGGCTCGCGCTTCTACCTCTGCACGCTGTCGGACGTCGATCCGCGCTTCCCGAAGTACCCGCGCATCCCCGTCGTCCGCTGCCTGGGCTACGTCCCGCAGGAGGCGCCCGCGCCCACCTGAAGCAGCCGCGAGCGAAGCGAGCCCAGGTCCCTCCCCCAGTCGGTTTTGGGGGAGGGACAGGCGCGAAGCGCCAGGGAGAGGGCGGTGACGTGGTGCAGGCCTACCGCTGGGTGCTCGAGCTCGGCCGCC
Proteins encoded:
- a CDS encoding thioesterase family protein, which produces MNLIFRLLYTAIAALMRRRLAPLDESVVRFTVLPTDLDLNGHMNNGRYLTIMDLGRVDLLLRTGVVGAMRRHRWAGVVASVAVRFRRALNPFQRYELRSRLIGWDERWFFMEQRFTRRGELCAYALVKIQFSGREGRVAPQAMADAVHPGAESPPVPQAVRDWQNSEERLVAGEEPAPALA
- a CDS encoding DUF2339 domain-containing protein, with the protein product MNPQDPRALEARIERLERMVEDLHRQLAARPPAPTPPPPQQQFPYPPHAAGPAMDPRLHPPHPHPHSLRHSLGLPKFQWDGQLWLNRLGIGLVLLGTGLLFRYSIEMGWLTPAVRVAFGAALGVVLFLLGLRLDPRQRFGAVLLGGGVATWYITGWAAFNLYGLIGYLAAFLGMVAITGIAFGFALGRDAPALGVLGAVGGLGTPLLLGVSYGTARGFALYTCLILAWNAGVYLRRGWKSLLWTAMPLGWVLLFIYARHLPPEPQTAPGDRWIVQLAAVFAWAVLGALPLARRVVMLRRAGGHEFHWKHSETAHWYGLALIPPAAALAVAAAVWNPQPEPWGWWTLAVAAGYAAAGWALYRPDHRIARALFFTASVLVSAGCVAAFHGDALLFALALQALGLHLLAGKGGGPSIRWMAHRVFIVAAAWMLYRLLENDDTDAPRVLADLAVVAVGFGASFLFRSKRWVYGYRFFVHVALMGWLWRQLAPYEGGEGLATISWGVYGLALLLYGLRRGRPVVEKTGIATLFAVVAKLFLVDLSALHPLFRVLLFLGFGGVFLFLSYSLQAWWKDAREAADARAAAR